In the genome of Candidatus Ornithobacterium hominis, the window ACCAAAAACTCTGAATTTCTCCATTTGTGCAAGCCTCCTAAATTATCTTCACCCATGATGAGCGAAAATTCATGATGCGGGTATTTCTCTCTCAAAATGGCTAAAGTTGTCACCGTATAATTAGGCTGTTGCAACCTAAATTCAATCGTGCTAGAAAATAAATTTGGGTAATTTTCTATCGCCAACTCCACCATATTGAGCCGCGTGTAATCATCAGTAAGGTTTTCATTTTTTTTGAACGGACTGCGAGGCGTCACTACAAACCATACTTGGTCTAAACTTGAATATTGCTGAATGTGGTGGGCTAAAATTAAATGCCCCTGATGAATGGGGTTGAAGGTTCCAAAAAATAATCCAATCTTCATATTTGTAGTTTTTCGATGTAAAAATATAATTTAGCAACGTGAAACCACAAAAATCTTTTACTGTCGACGAAATTAAGGAAAAAATGGGGCATTATTGTGCTTACCAAGACCGATGCCATTTTGATGTAGAGAAAAAATTGAATGAATTCCATCTGATTCCTGAAGCTCGAGAAGCAATTTTGATTTACTTGATTCAAGAAAATTTTTTGAATGAAGAGCGTTTTGCTCACAGTTTTGTGCGAGGGAAGTTTAATCAAAAAAAGTGGGGGAAATTGAAAATTAAAGTGGAATTAAAAAAACGTTCAATCCTGCCCCGATTGGTTGAGCAAAGTCTGAGCAAGGAAATCGATGCAGATGAATATTACCAAACGGCAAAAGATTTAATTCAGAAAAAAATCCAACTTATTCAAGAAAAAAATGAGTTCCGTAGAAAAATGAAAGTAGTGAATTATATGCAACAAAAGGGCTATGAATCGGCACTTATTTTTGAGATTTATGAGGATTTATCAAACAATATTTCAATAGGGTAAATATTTTCTTCCAAATCCAGCATGGCGTTAATCAAACCAAATTTCTCAAAATCCACCAAGTTTTTCACGCCAATTCCTAAGGGTTTAATTAATTTATTATCTAGTAAAAACTGCCGTTTTGTCCCGTTGAGCAGATAAGTTTCTGGCGTGAACCATTCCCGATTTTTGTAAAAAACTAAATTAGCGTAGCTGCTGTCTGTGATTTGATTTTTCTGGATGAAAATAGGTTCAAATTTTTGAAAGGCTTTAAAAAAATCTCTGTTTTTATATTTAAAAGAATAATCAAAACCTTCCGCTTCTACCAATGTAAAATGCTTATGCTGCTGCGCCTGATACGCTTGCCATTCCACTAAATGAACTTTCTCGGCGTATTCCACTCTGATTTTTATTTTCCCTTTTTGGGGAATTTCTAAAGGCTTTAAAAATTCTTCTAATTCAAAAGCTTTTCTTTTAAAATTTTGCTGAAAAGTCTGATTAACCCGCCGTTGATGATACGCTAAATTTCTAATTTCACCATCGATGGCACAGATGCTTTCAATGAATTTTTTTTCTATCATCTAGGGATATATATTTTATCTTGAATTTCCTGATATTCCTCTTTTGCTATGCTCTGAGCTGTAATGCCGCCACCGCTTTTGTAAAAAAATTGCCCATCTATTTTCTCAATAAAACGGATCATCACAGCGGTATTTAAATTTTTGCCATCAAAATGCCCCGCAATTCCAGTATAGAAACCCCGCTGATGCGTTTCTGCAGAGTGGATGATTTCTAAAGTTTTTGGTTTTGGTGCGCCCGAAATAGAACCTGCTGGCAATAATTTTTGAAGCATTTCGCCCATTTGGTTTTGCCAATTTTGCGGTAACTTCCCTTCAATTTCTGAACTGGCTTGGTAAATCGACCCTTTTTGCGTTTTAATTTCCTCCAAGTACCTAAATTTATTGACTTTCACTTCTTTTGAAATCAAATTCAAATCGTTTCTCAGCAAATCAACAATGGTAAAATGCTCTGCTAATTCCTTTAGATTTTGGATTAATTTCTCTTTCGCTTGTGGAATTTCTGCATTGATGGTTCCTTTCATCGGGAAAGTGAAAATTTTATTTTCTCGCGTCGAGATAAAGGTTTCTGGCGAAAAACAAACCCATTTATCTTTAAATAAAATTTTGTATTTAGCTCGGCTGGTTTCAAAAATTTCTTTTAGTGAATAATTAATTTCTAAAGGCGTAGAAAATGTTAGATTAGCTAAATAAGAATCACCACGTTGCAGAGCATTTTGCACGATTTTATAAGCCTTAAAAAATTTTTTTTCATCAATGGGCTTAGGGTAAATTTCCAAAGGCTTTAAATTTTTTTTTGATTTTTCTGAAAAATCAAAAATGACATCGCTGTTTTCTTTTTCAGAAAAAACATGTCCATTTTCTCCTGTAAAATCAATGATAAAATAGCAAGGCTTCTGAGCTTTGCCATGCTGGTTTAAAGTTTCAACCCAGGAAGTAGAAAAATCAATTGCCAAATTAGTCTAAAATTACAGGATTAGCTGCTTGAATAACCTTTGAAACTGGGCATTTAGAGCTGATTTCATACAAGCGTTGCTTTTGCTCTTTGGTTAATTTTTCATCATTTTCAAAACTGATATTTTTATGAAACTCCAACTCATTATTATCATTTTTGATGCTATAAATTTCCACAAAAATTTCTCCTGTTTTCCATTCTTTTCTATCAGCATACATTCTAAGCGTAATCCCGATGCAACCCGCCAGTGCGCTTGCAAGGGCATCCATGGGTGTCATTCCTTGGTTGGTCCCCCCTTGGTCTTCTGGCTCATCCAAGGTTAAAGCAAATCCTCTAGCGTTGATTGTTCCTTTGTAGCCTCCTTCAGGGAGTTTAAAGCTAACTTCATTACTTTTTCTTTTATTCATAAATTTCGTATTTAACAAATTCTGTTTCGATTTTCCCGTTGTACATCTTCATCTTCTGTGTAGGTTTCAGCCCAATATTTTTAATTTCTTCGGTGTCTGAAGTGATTAGCCAAACATAGGTATTTGGGTAATTTTCTTTAAAAGTTTCCCCCATTTTTTGATAAAAATCTTCGGTAGAAATTTCCATCCTTTCGCCATAAGGTGGATTAAAAATGACTAGCAGTGGGAATAAATCTTTTTTCGTTTGGAAGAAGTTGACTTGCTTTAATTTTATAAAATCCTGTAAATTAGCGCTTTTCACATTTTGCTCTGCAACTTTTACCATTAGCATATTAATGTCATAACCCCATATTTCTCCTGAAAAATCTTGAATTCGATTCAACCGAGTTTCTTTAATTTTCTCCCATAATTTGGCATCAAAATCCTTCCAATGCATAAAAGAAAAATCTTTACGGTGCAATTGAGCGGGGATGTTCATCGCTATCATCGCCGCTTCTATAGGCAGGGTTGCACTACCACACATTGGGTCAAGAAAATTGCCTTTGCCTTCCCAACCTGCCATTTTGAGCAGTCCTGCAGCCATAACTTCATTGATGGGTGCAGGGCCAGTCTCAACGCGATACCCTCTCTTGAAAAGTGGTTCTCCTGAGGTATCCAAAGATAGGGTGACCGTCGTGTGAGATATGTGTAAATTGACGATAATATCAGGTTGATTTTTTTCGACATTTGGTCTCTTGCTGAACTTTTCCATAAAACGATCTGCAATAGCGTCTTTTACTCGTAAAGCAGCAAATTGAGAATGTTTAAAGTTGGGTGAGTAAATCGTAAAATCAATACGAAAGGTTTGATTGAAATTAAATATTTCTTCCCAAGTAAAGTCTTTGGCTAATTCATAAAGTTCATCTTCGTTTTTAGCTTTTGCTTTTTTCAAAGGTTTTAAAATCCGTAGAGCTGTACGCAAACTATAGTTGGCTTTGTACATAAAGCCTGTATCACCGTAGAATTCAACCAATCTGTTTTTTATTTTGACATCTGCTCCACCGAGCTCACTGACTTCTTTGGCTAAAATAGTTTCAAAACCATAAAGCGTTTTGGCTTGCATTAAAAAGTTTTCCACTCTGTAAATTTAAGGAAAGATTTATTTAAAGTGTTATTTCCTTTAAAATTTTCTAAGGCTTTATTTAAATAAAAATTTTTATTGGGTTAAATAACTGGAATTTGAAAAATAAGTGAATAAGCTTTTAAATCATCTCATTCTTAAAAAATAAAAGGTGGTTTTATTTACCACCTTTTATTTTTTTATCCTCCGAAATCATCAAATCTTACATTCTCTTTTGGTACCCCAAATTCATCGCACATCTTTACGACAGCATCATTCATTAATGGTGGTCCACAAAAGTAAAACTCTACATCTTCTGGTGTTTCGTGTTGATTCAGATAATTATCTATCAACGCTTGATGAACAAAACCTACGAAACCATCACCTTCTTGGTCATGAATATCCTTTTTAGCTTTCCAATTATCTTCTTCTAAAGGCTCAGATAGCACCAAATAAAAATTGAAATTATCAAATTTTTGAGCTAAATCCTCAAAATATCTCACATAGAAAAGTTCTCTTTTAGACCGACCTCCATACCAATAAGATACTTTTCGGTTTGTCTTTAAGGTATGGAATAATTGATAAAGGTGTGAACGCATCGGCGCCATTCCTGCTCCACCACCAATGTAGATCATTTCTGAATCGGAATCCTCATTGATAAAGAATTCACCAAAAGGTCCTGAAATCACACACTCATCACCTTCTTTTAAACTAAAGATATAAGAGGAAGCAACACCTGGGTTCACATCCATCCATTTGTTATTCTTTCTATCAAATGGAGGTGTTGCGATACGTACATTTAGCATGATTTCTCTTCCTTCAGCAGGATAAGAAGCCATTGAATAAGCTCGTTCCACTCCTTCCTCATCATTTTTCATCACAAGCGACCAAAGACCGAATTTATCCCATTCCATCTTAAATTTATCAGGTTCTCCTGGATGATCTTCAGGGTGAGCAGTAATATCCATATCTTTGAATTGAATAGTACATTTAGGTACTTCAATTTGAATATACCCTCCTGCCTTGTATTCCATATCTTCTGGAATTTCAACTACAAATTCCTTGATAAAAGATGCTACGTTGTAATTTCTAACGACTTTTGCTTTAAATTTTTTAATTCCAAAAATTTCTTCTGGAATTCTAATTTTCATGTCTTGTTTTACTTTCACTTGACATGCTAAACGAGCTCCTTGCTGAAGTTCTTTTCTTGTGAAGTGGGGTGTTTCGGTAGGTAAGGCTTCTCCTCCTCCTTCGTCTACATGGCATTCACATTGAAGGCAAGTACCTCCACCACCACATGCAGAGGGTAAAAATATTTTCTTTTCTCCTAATGTTGACAATAAAGACCCTCCTGAAGGGACTGTAATCTTTTCATTATCATTTATCGTAACTTGAACAGGCCCTGATGGAGCTAATTTTTGTTTTGTAAATAATAAAATACCTACTAAAAATAAAATTAATACTAAAAATGCAACTACTGCTGCCAATATAGTCGTTCCTGCTGAAGCTGCTGCAAATGTATAAAGTAATAAATTCATTGTTATTTATTTTCTTTTAAATCAACATACGCTGTATTTTTACTTTTTTCAGCGTTGTCTTCATGAATATTTTTATTTTCTTGAATTTGAGCAGAACTTTCTTCTACTTCTGTTTTTTTACCATCACTGGTTAACATTCCACCAAAGCTCATAAATCCAATGGCCATCAATCCTGTTGTGATAAATGTAATTCCTAACCCTCGTAGCGGAGCTGGAACATGAGAATATCTTATTTTTTCTCGTATAGCAGCAATGGCTAGTATAGCTAAAAACCAACCAATCCCAGAGCTTATTCCATAGTTGAAAGCTAAGCCTATAGAAGGAATATCTCTCGATTGCATGAATAAAGAGCCTCCTAAAATGGCACAATTTACAGCAATTAAAGGTAAGAAAATACCTAGTGAGTTATATAAAGAAGGTGCAAATTTTTCTACAATAATTTCCACTAACTGAACCATGGTTGCTATGGTTGCAATAAACAGAATGAATGAAAGAAAGCTTAAATTGACATCTGCAAATTGTGGTCCTATCCAAGCTAAAGCTCCATCTCTTAATACATATTGATCTAAAAGCCAGTTCATTGGAACTGTGACAGCTAATACAAATATAACGGCCGCACCTAATCCAACTGCGGTCGAAACTTTTTTAGAAACTGCCAAGTAAGAGCACATTCCTAAAAAAGTTGCAAATACCATATTGTTAACAAATATGGATTTAAAAAATAATTCGATATGTTCTAACATTGTTAATGAAATTAGTGAGCTTCGCTCTCAATTAGTTTTTTATTTTTAATTCTTTGAATCCAAATGATAATACCCAAAGTTATTAATGCCATTGGAGATAACAACATGAAACCATTATTTTCATAGCCCAAAGCATATAGGCCTGTTTTCTGTATAGGGTCTCCTAATACAGGGTATCCTAATAATGTTCCTGAACCTAAAAGTTCTCTAAAGAAACCTACAATAATTAGAATAATTCCATACCCAGCCGCATTACCTATACCATCTAAAAATGAATCCCAGGGCTTATTACCTAAAGCAAATGCTTCAAAACGTCCCATAATAATACAATTGGTAATAATCAAACCAATAAATACAGAAAGTTGCTTGCTCAGCTCATAAGCAAAAGCTTTCAAAACTTGGTCTACAATAATTACTAGTGCTGCTACAACTACCAATTGTACTATAATTCTAATTTTAGAAGGTATAACATTTCTCAGTAAAGAAATTACAACATTTCCCATTCCTAACACAAATACAACTGATAGCGCCATTACAATCGAAGCCTTCAATTGTGCTGTAATCGCTAATGCCGAACAAATCCCAAGTACTTGAACCGTGATAGGGTTATCATCATTCAATGGATTTGTGACTAGAGCTCTGTGCTTTTTTGATAATAAAGCCATAATTTATTTTTTTGATAATTTAAGAAGATATGGCAAGTACATATCTAATGTGTTATTAATCATTGCTGTGACACCATCTCCTGTAATAGTCGCTCCAGAGATTGCATCTACTTTAAAGTCATCTTTTCTTTCATTTAGAGGGTCCATATTTCCTTTTGCTACAGTAATTCCTTCTAAATTGTTATTCTCATCAAGAATTTTTTCACCATGAAAATCATCCATGAAATAGCGTTCTTTAATATTCGCCCCTAAACCTGGAGTCTCACTTGCGTGATCGAAATAAACGCCCTGCACTTCCAAGTCATTATTTAAAGCTAAATAACCCCAAATAGCATCCCACAAACCTTTCCCTCTCATCGGTATGATATAAAATTCTTGATTATCTCTCTCTCCTATGAAAAGAGGAAGTCTTCTTTGGTAGTCTGTTTTTTTTGATAATTCTTCTTCTTTTTTGATATCAATGGTAAAAGCTTCAGGATCTTCTTTCATTTCATCTCCTTGCAAAACATATTGTTTCTTGATGTATTTCTTAAATTCAGTTTC includes:
- a CDS encoding aminodeoxychorismate synthase component I; protein product: MAIDFSTSWVETLNQHGKAQKPCYFIIDFTGENGHVFSEKENSDVIFDFSEKSKKNLKPLEIYPKPIDEKKFFKAYKIVQNALQRGDSYLANLTFSTPLEINYSLKEIFETSRAKYKILFKDKWVCFSPETFISTRENKIFTFPMKGTINAEIPQAKEKLIQNLKELAEHFTIVDLLRNDLNLISKEVKVNKFRYLEEIKTQKGSIYQASSEIEGKLPQNWQNQMGEMLQKLLPAGSISGAPKPKTLEIIHSAETHQRGFYTGIAGHFDGKNLNTAVMIRFIEKIDGQFFYKSGGGITAQSIAKEEYQEIQDKIYIPR
- a CDS encoding OsmC family protein, with translation MNKRKSNEVSFKLPEGGYKGTINARGFALTLDEPEDQGGTNQGMTPMDALASALAGCIGITLRMYADRKEWKTGEIFVEIYSIKNDNNELEFHKNISFENDEKLTKEQKQRLYEISSKCPVSKVIQAANPVILD
- a CDS encoding THUMP domain-containing class I SAM-dependent RNA methyltransferase; amino-acid sequence: MQAKTLYGFETILAKEVSELGGADVKIKNRLVEFYGDTGFMYKANYSLRTALRILKPLKKAKAKNEDELYELAKDFTWEEIFNFNQTFRIDFTIYSPNFKHSQFAALRVKDAIADRFMEKFSKRPNVEKNQPDIIVNLHISHTTVTLSLDTSGEPLFKRGYRVETGPAPINEVMAAGLLKMAGWEGKGNFLDPMCGSATLPIEAAMIAMNIPAQLHRKDFSFMHWKDFDAKLWEKIKETRLNRIQDFSGEIWGYDINMLMVKVAEQNVKSANLQDFIKLKQVNFFQTKKDLFPLLVIFNPPYGERMEISTEDFYQKMGETFKENYPNTYVWLITSDTEEIKNIGLKPTQKMKMYNGKIETEFVKYEIYE
- a CDS encoding NADH:ubiquinone reductase (Na(+)-transporting) subunit D, with protein sequence MALLSKKHRALVTNPLNDDNPITVQVLGICSALAITAQLKASIVMALSVVFVLGMGNVVISLLRNVIPSKIRIIVQLVVVAALVIIVDQVLKAFAYELSKQLSVFIGLIITNCIIMGRFEAFALGNKPWDSFLDGIGNAAGYGIILIIVGFFRELLGSGTLLGYPVLGDPIQKTGLYALGYENNGFMLLSPMALITLGIIIWIQRIKNKKLIESEAH
- the nqrF gene encoding NADH:ubiquinone reductase (Na(+)-transporting) subunit F; translated protein: MNLLLYTFAAASAGTTILAAVVAFLVLILFLVGILLFTKQKLAPSGPVQVTINDNEKITVPSGGSLLSTLGEKKIFLPSACGGGGTCLQCECHVDEGGGEALPTETPHFTRKELQQGARLACQVKVKQDMKIRIPEEIFGIKKFKAKVVRNYNVASFIKEFVVEIPEDMEYKAGGYIQIEVPKCTIQFKDMDITAHPEDHPGEPDKFKMEWDKFGLWSLVMKNDEEGVERAYSMASYPAEGREIMLNVRIATPPFDRKNNKWMDVNPGVASSYIFSLKEGDECVISGPFGEFFINEDSDSEMIYIGGGAGMAPMRSHLYQLFHTLKTNRKVSYWYGGRSKRELFYVRYFEDLAQKFDNFNFYLVLSEPLEEDNWKAKKDIHDQEGDGFVGFVHQALIDNYLNQHETPEDVEFYFCGPPLMNDAVVKMCDEFGVPKENVRFDDFGG
- a CDS encoding aminotransferase class IV, which produces MIEKKFIESICAIDGEIRNLAYHQRRVNQTFQQNFKRKAFELEEFLKPLEIPQKGKIKIRVEYAEKVHLVEWQAYQAQQHKHFTLVEAEGFDYSFKYKNRDFFKAFQKFEPIFIQKNQITDSSYANLVFYKNREWFTPETYLLNGTKRQFLLDNKLIKPLGIGVKNLVDFEKFGLINAMLDLEENIYPIEILFDKSS
- a CDS encoding Na(+)-translocating NADH-quinone reductase subunit C codes for the protein MAKNTDSNVYTVVFAVIMVVVVGAILAFVASSLNGKIKENERLETQQNILYAMGENQDEEPYTGAGSVNFIPAEKAETEFKKYIKKQYVLQGDEMKEDPEAFTIDIKKEEELSKKTDYQRRLPLFIGERDNQEFYIIPMRGKGLWDAIWGYLALNNDLEVQGVYFDHASETPGLGANIKERYFMDDFHGEKILDENNNLEGITVAKGNMDPLNERKDDFKVDAISGATITGDGVTAMINNTLDMYLPYLLKLSKK
- a CDS encoding regulatory protein RecX is translated as MKPQKSFTVDEIKEKMGHYCAYQDRCHFDVEKKLNEFHLIPEAREAILIYLIQENFLNEERFAHSFVRGKFNQKKWGKLKIKVELKKRSILPRLVEQSLSKEIDADEYYQTAKDLIQKKIQLIQEKNEFRRKMKVVNYMQQKGYESALIFEIYEDLSNNISIG
- the nqrE gene encoding NADH:ubiquinone reductase (Na(+)-transporting) subunit E codes for the protein MLEHIELFFKSIFVNNMVFATFLGMCSYLAVSKKVSTAVGLGAAVIFVLAVTVPMNWLLDQYVLRDGALAWIGPQFADVNLSFLSFILFIATIATMVQLVEIIVEKFAPSLYNSLGIFLPLIAVNCAILGGSLFMQSRDIPSIGLAFNYGISSGIGWFLAILAIAAIREKIRYSHVPAPLRGLGITFITTGLMAIGFMSFGGMLTSDGKKTEVEESSAQIQENKNIHEDNAEKSKNTAYVDLKENK
- the nadD gene encoding nicotinate (nicotinamide) nucleotide adenylyltransferase gives rise to the protein MKIGLFFGTFNPIHQGHLILAHHIQQYSSLDQVWFVVTPRSPFKKNENLTDDYTRLNMVELAIENYPNLFSSTIEFRLQQPNYTVTTLAILREKYPHHEFSLIMGEDNLGGLHKWRNSEFLVSEYDIWVYPRLHPGSKTPQVDMQRIFRVENAPVIEISSTFIRQAIAEKKNVRPLLPPEVFHFIDGSNLYQ